The Syngnathus typhle isolate RoL2023-S1 ecotype Sweden linkage group LG11, RoL_Styp_1.0, whole genome shotgun sequence genome contains a region encoding:
- the tmf1 gene encoding TATA element modulatory factor isoform X3 has protein sequence MSWFNAAHLSTFAKQALTTAQKSIDRVLDIKEEGQWSDTTVMPYDDVTLPEKLSLSGGWGITQWEAPPEEKVSTPPSSEAITTPVTRTVVDESENFFSAFLPPGDGQCVTLSQVVSVPPTKSQRQPQEKENNRKNAAMKKEVEPQKTESVDSDHECQTGGDGQPLELECSHQDAILLQPVSPPENLDDLTSSPDDAKINTSREKHNSVTKVPGDSNVEWPEIQAEYPVGETPSHSPEPCTDSSESKNSKHSDPPASQSSKDVHLEQKDLKTEDRQSDTPSPPVSAFSSGTSTTSDIEVLDHESVLSESSASSRQETGEAKANLHLMHGSFQLLTASACGDFPRLDDYPKLTESCGSSSDAFERIDSFSVQSLDSRSVSEINSDDEIPGSRTLASVTSGALPAADVPSDVCEKQEDAAVKSTNEVNEEKEECSTESERKEYVDDMEESGRSVTPVNCEQLELLAEQQQDSPVRNPVEEFVTSLTEEMKGVSTVQMVELQKVIDELSSRLEKRESQLLAASKDKARLEEQCDNLRDEVLTLKGESSTVQSLKDEFTQRIADTERKAQLACKERDIAKKEIKGLREELASRLHSSVSLELIKEKEEQIRGLLEEGEKLSKQQLQHSNIIKKLRAKEKDSDTRLTKQQKKIKELEDELRHLQEVLEGKEEVEKQHRDTIKKLNSAVERQEREHSRLQTDSEDLLEKNRSLQAALDNSYKELAELHKANASRASQVEEAALSRELQVKELQSLALEKAQEDARMQQEVLANQVGDLRVALQRAEQQQARKEDYLREEISELQQRLQEAESRNQELSESVTSATRPLLRQIENLQASLAGQTATWEKLEKNISDRLVQAQAQLAVAVEKERAATEELISFKCQLASLESQNCLLRQEKARFLALVETEKGRREKLEDESSRERIELENLRGEHSRMLEETKKEKLLLTNQLEMEKMKVEQEKKKYYLAQEALKEKQKSVTHDPPASSTPTLSRSSSDDSLDQTMGNGSMSVSMSGTNLYEAARLSGGSSVIENMQSQLKLREGEIAQLQLEISSLERSRAAMAEELVRLTNQNDEMQEQVTEIPKLKIQLKELEQRHNTILQMYGEKAEEAEELKLDLEDVKSMFKTQIDELLKNKK, from the exons ATGAGTTGGTTCAACGCGGCTCACCTGTCCACTTTCGCCAAACAAGCATTAACAACTGCTCAGAAATCAATCGATCGTGTTCTGGACATTAAAGAAGAAGGCCAATGGAGTGATACAACTGTAATGCCTTATGACG ATGTGACGTTGCCTGAAAAGTTGTCATTAAGTGGTGGTTGGGGGATAACCCAGTGGGAAGCACCACCTGAAGAAAAGGTTTCAACTCCACCTTCCTCTGAGGCCATAACGACTCCTGTCACCCGCACTGTTGTGGATGAGTCTGAAAACTTTTTTAGTGCCTTCCTGCCACCTGGAGATGGGCAATGCGTCACCCTATCCCAGGTAGTGTCTGTACCCCCTACTAAATCTCAGAGACAGCctcaggaaaaagaaaataatagaaaaaatgCTGCGATGAAGAAAGAAGTGGAGCCCCAAAAGACGGAGTCTGTTGATTCGGATCACGAATGTCAGACAGGCGGTGATGGCCAACCGCTGGAGCTTGAATGCTCACATCAAGACGCGATTCTTCTCCAGCCAGTTTCTCCTCCTGAAAATTTGGATGACCTTACTAGCAGCCCAGATGACGCAAAGATCAACACAAGCAGAGAAAAACATAACTCTGTCACCAAAGTTCCTGGCGACTCCAATGTGGAGTGGCCAGAGATTCAAGCGGAATACCCAGTTGGGGAAACTCCCTCGCATTCTCCTGAACCTTGTACAGATTCCTCAGAATCTAAAAACTCGAAACATTCTGATCCACCAGCCTCCCAATCTTCCAAGGATGTACATTTGGagcaaaaagatttaaaaacagAAGACCGGCAAAGTGACACACCTTCCCCTCCAGTTAGTGCCTTCTCTTCGGGAACATCCACCACGAGTGACATTGAAGTGCTGGACCATGAGAGTGTGTTGAGTGAGAGCTCAGCTAGCTCCAGACAAGAAACCGGAGAAGCAAAAGCTAACCTTCATTTGATGCATGGCTCCTTCCAGCTTCTTACTGCCTCTGCTTGTGGagatttccctcgcctggacgacTACCCAAAACTCACCGAGAGTTGTGGTTCCTCCTCAGATGCATTTGAGCGAATTGATTCGTTCAGTGTGCAGTCGCTGGATAGTCGGAGTGTCAGTGAGATTAACTCAGATGACGAGATCCCGGGCAGTCGGACGCTGGCTTCCGTAACTTCGGGCGCTCTCCCTGCAGCAGATGTTCCATCAGATGTATGTGAGAAACAAGAAGATGCAGCGGTGAAAAGTACAAATGAGGTCAACGAGGAGAAGGAAGAGTGCTCGACCGAAAGCGAGCGGAAGGAGTATGTCGACGATATGGAGGAGAGTGGACGGAGTGTGACGCCGGTGAATTGTGAACAACTGGAACTGCTGGCTGAGCAGCAACAGGATTCGCCGGTGCGAAATCCCGTTGAAGAGTTCGTCACGTCACTCACTGAGGAGATGAAAGGTGTTTCGACGGTTCAGATGGTTGAGCTTCAAAag GTTATCGACGAGCTGTCGAGCCGCCTTGAGAAGCGAGAGTCTCAGCTACTGGCGGCTAGCAAGGACAAGGCGAGACTGGAGGAACAATGTGACAACCTGCGAGA TGAAGTTCTAACACTGAAGGGGGAGAGCTCCACAGTTCAGTCCTTGAAGGATGAATTTACACAGCGCATAGCAGATACCGAGAGGAAAGCTCAGCTGGCTTGCAAAGAGAGAGATATTGCGAAGAAG GAAATTAAGGGTCTGCGAGAGGAACTCGCGTCAAGACTGCACTCCAGTGTTTCGTTGGAGCTCATCAAAGAGAAGGAGGAACAgatcagaggcctgctggaagAAG GTGAAAAGTTGTCCAAGCAGCAGCTTCAGCACAGCAACATCATCAAGAAACTACGTGCAAAGGAGAAGGACAGTGACACAAGACTCACCAAGCAACAGAAGAAAATTAAGGAACTGGAGGATGAGCTCAGGCATCTGCAGGAG GTGTTGGAGGGGAAGGAAGAAGTGGAGAAGCAGCACCGAGACACCATCAAGAAGCTCAACTCGGCTGTGGAGCGTCAGGAGAGGGAACACAGCAGGCTGCAGACAGATTCTGAAGATCTGCTTGAGAAGAACAGAAGCCTCCAGGCTGCTCTGGATAACTCCTACAA GGAGCTAGCAGAGCTTCACAAAGCTAATGCCAGCAGAGCCAGTCAGGTGGAAGAGGCAGCTCTGAGTCGGGAGCTACAAGTCAAGGAGCTGCAAAGCTTGGCCCTCGAGAAGGCCCAGGAGGACGCTCGGATGCAGCAAGAGGTTCTCGCCAACCAG GTGGGTGACCTGAGAGTGGCACTTCAGAGGGCGGAGCAACAGCAGGCAAGGAAAGAAGATTATTTGAGGGAGGAGATCAGTGAATTGCAGCAG AGGCTCCAAGAGGCGGAGTCAAGGAACCAGGAGCTGAGTGAAAGCGTTACGTCAGCAACGAGGCCTTTGCTACGTCAAATTGAGAACCTGCAGGCTTCATTGGCCGGACAAACGGCAACCTGGGAAAAATTAGAGAAGAACATCTCTGATAGGCTTG TCCAAGCCCAGGCGCAACTCGCCGTTGCGGTTGAGAAGGAACGTGCAGCCACGGAAGAATTGATCTCCTTTAAGTGCCAGTTGGCTTCGCTTGAGTCCCAGAATTGCCTTCTTCGCCAGGAGAAGGCCCGATTCCTGGCACTTGTGGAGACTGAGAAGGGAAGAAGAGAGAAATTGGAAGATGAAAGCAGCAG GGAGCGTATTGAGTTGGAAAATCTGCGAGGAGAACACAGTCGCATGCtcgaagaaacaaaaaaagaaaag CTGCTGCTCACTAATCAACTCGAGATGGAGAAAATGAAGGTGGAACAAGAGAAGAAAAAGTACTACTTGGCACAAGAGGCACTCAAGGAAAAG CAGAAGAGCGTAACTCATGACCCACCAGCTTCTTCCACGCCCACACTTTCCCGCTCGAGCTCC GATGATTCGTTAGACCAGACAATGGGGAACGGGAGCATGTCTGTGTCGATGAGCGGAACCAACTTGTATGAAGCGGCCCGGCTGTCCGGTGGCTCCAGCGTCATTGAAAATATGCAGTCTCAACTCAAACTAAGGGAAGGAGAGATAGCACAGTTGCAG CTTGAGATTTCTAGTCTGGAGAGGAGTCGTGCTGCAATGGCAGAAGAGCTGGTACGGCTCACCAATCAAAATGACGAAATGCAGGAGCAGGTTACAGAAATCCCCAAGTTAAAAATTCAGCTCAAG GAACTGGAGCAGAGGCACAACACCATTTTACAGATGTATGGAGAAAAAGCTGAAGAAGCTGAAGAGCTGAAGCTGgaccttgaagatgtcaagAGCATGTTCAAAACGCAAATTGACGAACTGCTGAAGAACAAGAAATAA
- the tmf1 gene encoding TATA element modulatory factor isoform X1, with translation MSWFNAAHLSTFAKQALTTAQKSIDRVLDIKEEGQWSDTTVMPYDDVTLPEKLSLSGGWGITQWEAPPEEKVSTPPSSEAITTPVTRTVVDESENFFSAFLPPGDGQCVTLSQVVSVPPTKSQRQPQEKENNRKNAAMKKEVEPQKTESVDSDHECQTGGDGQPLELECSHQDAILLQPVSPPENLDDLTSSPDDAKINTSREKHNSVTKVPGDSNVEWPEIQAEYPVGETPSHSPEPCTDSSESKNSKHSDPPASQSSKDVHLEQKDLKTEDRQSDTPSPPVSAFSSGTSTTSDIEVLDHESVLSESSASSRQETGEAKANLHLMHGSFQLLTASACGDFPRLDDYPKLTESCGSSSDAFERIDSFSVQSLDSRSVSEINSDDEIPGSRTLASVTSGALPAADVPSDVCEKQEDAAVKSTNEVNEEKEECSTESERKEYVDDMEESGRSVTPVNCEQLELLAEQQQDSPVRNPVEEFVTSLTEEMKGVSTVQMVELQKVIDELSSRLEKRESQLLAASKDKARLEEQCDNLRDEVLTLKGESSTVQSLKDEFTQRIADTERKAQLACKERDIAKKEIKGLREELASRLHSSVSLELIKEKEEQIRGLLEEGEKLSKQQLQHSNIIKKLRAKEKDSDTRLTKQQKKIKELEDELRHLQEVLEGKEEVEKQHRDTIKKLNSAVERQEREHSRLQTDSEDLLEKNRSLQAALDNSYKELAELHKANASRASQVEEAALSRELQVKELQSLALEKAQEDARMQQEVLANQVGDLRVALQRAEQQQARKEDYLREEISELQQRLQEAESRNQELSESVTSATRPLLRQIENLQASLAGQTATWEKLEKNISDRLVQAQAQLAVAVEKERAATEELISFKCQLASLESQNCLLRQEKARFLALVETEKGRREKLEDESSRERIELENLRGEHSRMLEETKKEKLLLTNQLEMEKMKVEQEKKKYYLAQEALKEKQKSVTHDPPASSTPTLSRSSSVSGADNAGLHTSIFSQDDSLDQTMGNGSMSVSMSGTNLYEAARLSGGSSVIENMQSQLKLREGEIAQLQLEISSLERSRAAMAEELVRLTNQNDEMQEQVTEIPKLKIQLKELEQRHNTILQMYGEKAEEAEELKLDLEDVKSMFKTQIDELLKNKK, from the exons ATGAGTTGGTTCAACGCGGCTCACCTGTCCACTTTCGCCAAACAAGCATTAACAACTGCTCAGAAATCAATCGATCGTGTTCTGGACATTAAAGAAGAAGGCCAATGGAGTGATACAACTGTAATGCCTTATGACG ATGTGACGTTGCCTGAAAAGTTGTCATTAAGTGGTGGTTGGGGGATAACCCAGTGGGAAGCACCACCTGAAGAAAAGGTTTCAACTCCACCTTCCTCTGAGGCCATAACGACTCCTGTCACCCGCACTGTTGTGGATGAGTCTGAAAACTTTTTTAGTGCCTTCCTGCCACCTGGAGATGGGCAATGCGTCACCCTATCCCAGGTAGTGTCTGTACCCCCTACTAAATCTCAGAGACAGCctcaggaaaaagaaaataatagaaaaaatgCTGCGATGAAGAAAGAAGTGGAGCCCCAAAAGACGGAGTCTGTTGATTCGGATCACGAATGTCAGACAGGCGGTGATGGCCAACCGCTGGAGCTTGAATGCTCACATCAAGACGCGATTCTTCTCCAGCCAGTTTCTCCTCCTGAAAATTTGGATGACCTTACTAGCAGCCCAGATGACGCAAAGATCAACACAAGCAGAGAAAAACATAACTCTGTCACCAAAGTTCCTGGCGACTCCAATGTGGAGTGGCCAGAGATTCAAGCGGAATACCCAGTTGGGGAAACTCCCTCGCATTCTCCTGAACCTTGTACAGATTCCTCAGAATCTAAAAACTCGAAACATTCTGATCCACCAGCCTCCCAATCTTCCAAGGATGTACATTTGGagcaaaaagatttaaaaacagAAGACCGGCAAAGTGACACACCTTCCCCTCCAGTTAGTGCCTTCTCTTCGGGAACATCCACCACGAGTGACATTGAAGTGCTGGACCATGAGAGTGTGTTGAGTGAGAGCTCAGCTAGCTCCAGACAAGAAACCGGAGAAGCAAAAGCTAACCTTCATTTGATGCATGGCTCCTTCCAGCTTCTTACTGCCTCTGCTTGTGGagatttccctcgcctggacgacTACCCAAAACTCACCGAGAGTTGTGGTTCCTCCTCAGATGCATTTGAGCGAATTGATTCGTTCAGTGTGCAGTCGCTGGATAGTCGGAGTGTCAGTGAGATTAACTCAGATGACGAGATCCCGGGCAGTCGGACGCTGGCTTCCGTAACTTCGGGCGCTCTCCCTGCAGCAGATGTTCCATCAGATGTATGTGAGAAACAAGAAGATGCAGCGGTGAAAAGTACAAATGAGGTCAACGAGGAGAAGGAAGAGTGCTCGACCGAAAGCGAGCGGAAGGAGTATGTCGACGATATGGAGGAGAGTGGACGGAGTGTGACGCCGGTGAATTGTGAACAACTGGAACTGCTGGCTGAGCAGCAACAGGATTCGCCGGTGCGAAATCCCGTTGAAGAGTTCGTCACGTCACTCACTGAGGAGATGAAAGGTGTTTCGACGGTTCAGATGGTTGAGCTTCAAAag GTTATCGACGAGCTGTCGAGCCGCCTTGAGAAGCGAGAGTCTCAGCTACTGGCGGCTAGCAAGGACAAGGCGAGACTGGAGGAACAATGTGACAACCTGCGAGA TGAAGTTCTAACACTGAAGGGGGAGAGCTCCACAGTTCAGTCCTTGAAGGATGAATTTACACAGCGCATAGCAGATACCGAGAGGAAAGCTCAGCTGGCTTGCAAAGAGAGAGATATTGCGAAGAAG GAAATTAAGGGTCTGCGAGAGGAACTCGCGTCAAGACTGCACTCCAGTGTTTCGTTGGAGCTCATCAAAGAGAAGGAGGAACAgatcagaggcctgctggaagAAG GTGAAAAGTTGTCCAAGCAGCAGCTTCAGCACAGCAACATCATCAAGAAACTACGTGCAAAGGAGAAGGACAGTGACACAAGACTCACCAAGCAACAGAAGAAAATTAAGGAACTGGAGGATGAGCTCAGGCATCTGCAGGAG GTGTTGGAGGGGAAGGAAGAAGTGGAGAAGCAGCACCGAGACACCATCAAGAAGCTCAACTCGGCTGTGGAGCGTCAGGAGAGGGAACACAGCAGGCTGCAGACAGATTCTGAAGATCTGCTTGAGAAGAACAGAAGCCTCCAGGCTGCTCTGGATAACTCCTACAA GGAGCTAGCAGAGCTTCACAAAGCTAATGCCAGCAGAGCCAGTCAGGTGGAAGAGGCAGCTCTGAGTCGGGAGCTACAAGTCAAGGAGCTGCAAAGCTTGGCCCTCGAGAAGGCCCAGGAGGACGCTCGGATGCAGCAAGAGGTTCTCGCCAACCAG GTGGGTGACCTGAGAGTGGCACTTCAGAGGGCGGAGCAACAGCAGGCAAGGAAAGAAGATTATTTGAGGGAGGAGATCAGTGAATTGCAGCAG AGGCTCCAAGAGGCGGAGTCAAGGAACCAGGAGCTGAGTGAAAGCGTTACGTCAGCAACGAGGCCTTTGCTACGTCAAATTGAGAACCTGCAGGCTTCATTGGCCGGACAAACGGCAACCTGGGAAAAATTAGAGAAGAACATCTCTGATAGGCTTG TCCAAGCCCAGGCGCAACTCGCCGTTGCGGTTGAGAAGGAACGTGCAGCCACGGAAGAATTGATCTCCTTTAAGTGCCAGTTGGCTTCGCTTGAGTCCCAGAATTGCCTTCTTCGCCAGGAGAAGGCCCGATTCCTGGCACTTGTGGAGACTGAGAAGGGAAGAAGAGAGAAATTGGAAGATGAAAGCAGCAG GGAGCGTATTGAGTTGGAAAATCTGCGAGGAGAACACAGTCGCATGCtcgaagaaacaaaaaaagaaaag CTGCTGCTCACTAATCAACTCGAGATGGAGAAAATGAAGGTGGAACAAGAGAAGAAAAAGTACTACTTGGCACAAGAGGCACTCAAGGAAAAG CAGAAGAGCGTAACTCATGACCCACCAGCTTCTTCCACGCCCACACTTTCCCGCTCGAGCTCCGTAAGTGGGGCCGACAATGCGGGTTTGCACACATCTATATTTTCACAG GATGATTCGTTAGACCAGACAATGGGGAACGGGAGCATGTCTGTGTCGATGAGCGGAACCAACTTGTATGAAGCGGCCCGGCTGTCCGGTGGCTCCAGCGTCATTGAAAATATGCAGTCTCAACTCAAACTAAGGGAAGGAGAGATAGCACAGTTGCAG CTTGAGATTTCTAGTCTGGAGAGGAGTCGTGCTGCAATGGCAGAAGAGCTGGTACGGCTCACCAATCAAAATGACGAAATGCAGGAGCAGGTTACAGAAATCCCCAAGTTAAAAATTCAGCTCAAG GAACTGGAGCAGAGGCACAACACCATTTTACAGATGTATGGAGAAAAAGCTGAAGAAGCTGAAGAGCTGAAGCTGgaccttgaagatgtcaagAGCATGTTCAAAACGCAAATTGACGAACTGCTGAAGAACAAGAAATAA
- the tmf1 gene encoding TATA element modulatory factor isoform X4, producing the protein MSWFNAAHLSTFAKQALTTAQKSIDRVLDIKEEGQWSDTTVMPYDDVTLPEKLSLSGGWGITQWEAPPEEKVSTPPSSEAITTPVTRTVVDESENFFSAFLPPGDGQCVTLSQVVSVPPTKSQRQPQEKENNRKNAAMKKEVEPQKTESVDSDHECQTGGDGQPLELECSHQDAILLQPVSPPENLDDLTSSPDDAKINTSREKHNSVTKVPGDSNVEWPEIQAEYPVGETPSHSPEPCTDSSESKNSKHSDPPASQSSKDVHLEQKDLKTEDRQSDTPSPPVSAFSSGTSTTSDIEVLDHESVLSESSASSRQETGEAKANLHLMHGSFQLLTASACGDFPRLDDYPKLTESCGSSSDAFERIDSFSVQSLDSRSVSEINSDDEIPGSRTLASVTSGALPAADVPSDVCEKQEDAAVKSTNEVNEEKEECSTESERKEYVDDMEESGRSVTPVNCEQLELLAEQQQDSPVRNPVEEFVTSLTEEMKGVSTVQMVELQKVIDELSSRLEKRESQLLAASKDKARLEEQCDNLRDEVLTLKGESSTVQSLKDEFTQRIADTERKAQLACKERDIAKKEIKGLREELASRLHSSVSLELIKEKEEQIRGLLEEGEKLSKQQLQHSNIIKKLRAKEKDSDTRLTKQQKKIKELEDELRHLQEVLEGKEEVEKQHRDTIKKLNSAVERQEREHSRLQTDSEDLLEKNRSLQAALDNSYKELAELHKANASRASQVEEAALSRELQVKELQSLALEKAQEDARMQQEVLANQVGDLRVALQRAEQQQARKEDYLREEISELQQRLQEAESRNQELSESVTSATRPLLRQIENLQASLAGQTATWEKLEKNISDRLVQAQAQLAVAVEKERAATEELISFKCQLASLESQNCLLRQEKARFLALVETEKGRREKLEDESSRERIELENLRGEHSRMLEETKKEKLLLTNQLEMEKMKVEQEKKKYYLAQEALKEKKSVTHDPPASSTPTLSRSSSDDSLDQTMGNGSMSVSMSGTNLYEAARLSGGSSVIENMQSQLKLREGEIAQLQLEISSLERSRAAMAEELVRLTNQNDEMQEQVTEIPKLKIQLKELEQRHNTILQMYGEKAEEAEELKLDLEDVKSMFKTQIDELLKNKK; encoded by the exons ATGAGTTGGTTCAACGCGGCTCACCTGTCCACTTTCGCCAAACAAGCATTAACAACTGCTCAGAAATCAATCGATCGTGTTCTGGACATTAAAGAAGAAGGCCAATGGAGTGATACAACTGTAATGCCTTATGACG ATGTGACGTTGCCTGAAAAGTTGTCATTAAGTGGTGGTTGGGGGATAACCCAGTGGGAAGCACCACCTGAAGAAAAGGTTTCAACTCCACCTTCCTCTGAGGCCATAACGACTCCTGTCACCCGCACTGTTGTGGATGAGTCTGAAAACTTTTTTAGTGCCTTCCTGCCACCTGGAGATGGGCAATGCGTCACCCTATCCCAGGTAGTGTCTGTACCCCCTACTAAATCTCAGAGACAGCctcaggaaaaagaaaataatagaaaaaatgCTGCGATGAAGAAAGAAGTGGAGCCCCAAAAGACGGAGTCTGTTGATTCGGATCACGAATGTCAGACAGGCGGTGATGGCCAACCGCTGGAGCTTGAATGCTCACATCAAGACGCGATTCTTCTCCAGCCAGTTTCTCCTCCTGAAAATTTGGATGACCTTACTAGCAGCCCAGATGACGCAAAGATCAACACAAGCAGAGAAAAACATAACTCTGTCACCAAAGTTCCTGGCGACTCCAATGTGGAGTGGCCAGAGATTCAAGCGGAATACCCAGTTGGGGAAACTCCCTCGCATTCTCCTGAACCTTGTACAGATTCCTCAGAATCTAAAAACTCGAAACATTCTGATCCACCAGCCTCCCAATCTTCCAAGGATGTACATTTGGagcaaaaagatttaaaaacagAAGACCGGCAAAGTGACACACCTTCCCCTCCAGTTAGTGCCTTCTCTTCGGGAACATCCACCACGAGTGACATTGAAGTGCTGGACCATGAGAGTGTGTTGAGTGAGAGCTCAGCTAGCTCCAGACAAGAAACCGGAGAAGCAAAAGCTAACCTTCATTTGATGCATGGCTCCTTCCAGCTTCTTACTGCCTCTGCTTGTGGagatttccctcgcctggacgacTACCCAAAACTCACCGAGAGTTGTGGTTCCTCCTCAGATGCATTTGAGCGAATTGATTCGTTCAGTGTGCAGTCGCTGGATAGTCGGAGTGTCAGTGAGATTAACTCAGATGACGAGATCCCGGGCAGTCGGACGCTGGCTTCCGTAACTTCGGGCGCTCTCCCTGCAGCAGATGTTCCATCAGATGTATGTGAGAAACAAGAAGATGCAGCGGTGAAAAGTACAAATGAGGTCAACGAGGAGAAGGAAGAGTGCTCGACCGAAAGCGAGCGGAAGGAGTATGTCGACGATATGGAGGAGAGTGGACGGAGTGTGACGCCGGTGAATTGTGAACAACTGGAACTGCTGGCTGAGCAGCAACAGGATTCGCCGGTGCGAAATCCCGTTGAAGAGTTCGTCACGTCACTCACTGAGGAGATGAAAGGTGTTTCGACGGTTCAGATGGTTGAGCTTCAAAag GTTATCGACGAGCTGTCGAGCCGCCTTGAGAAGCGAGAGTCTCAGCTACTGGCGGCTAGCAAGGACAAGGCGAGACTGGAGGAACAATGTGACAACCTGCGAGA TGAAGTTCTAACACTGAAGGGGGAGAGCTCCACAGTTCAGTCCTTGAAGGATGAATTTACACAGCGCATAGCAGATACCGAGAGGAAAGCTCAGCTGGCTTGCAAAGAGAGAGATATTGCGAAGAAG GAAATTAAGGGTCTGCGAGAGGAACTCGCGTCAAGACTGCACTCCAGTGTTTCGTTGGAGCTCATCAAAGAGAAGGAGGAACAgatcagaggcctgctggaagAAG GTGAAAAGTTGTCCAAGCAGCAGCTTCAGCACAGCAACATCATCAAGAAACTACGTGCAAAGGAGAAGGACAGTGACACAAGACTCACCAAGCAACAGAAGAAAATTAAGGAACTGGAGGATGAGCTCAGGCATCTGCAGGAG GTGTTGGAGGGGAAGGAAGAAGTGGAGAAGCAGCACCGAGACACCATCAAGAAGCTCAACTCGGCTGTGGAGCGTCAGGAGAGGGAACACAGCAGGCTGCAGACAGATTCTGAAGATCTGCTTGAGAAGAACAGAAGCCTCCAGGCTGCTCTGGATAACTCCTACAA GGAGCTAGCAGAGCTTCACAAAGCTAATGCCAGCAGAGCCAGTCAGGTGGAAGAGGCAGCTCTGAGTCGGGAGCTACAAGTCAAGGAGCTGCAAAGCTTGGCCCTCGAGAAGGCCCAGGAGGACGCTCGGATGCAGCAAGAGGTTCTCGCCAACCAG GTGGGTGACCTGAGAGTGGCACTTCAGAGGGCGGAGCAACAGCAGGCAAGGAAAGAAGATTATTTGAGGGAGGAGATCAGTGAATTGCAGCAG AGGCTCCAAGAGGCGGAGTCAAGGAACCAGGAGCTGAGTGAAAGCGTTACGTCAGCAACGAGGCCTTTGCTACGTCAAATTGAGAACCTGCAGGCTTCATTGGCCGGACAAACGGCAACCTGGGAAAAATTAGAGAAGAACATCTCTGATAGGCTTG TCCAAGCCCAGGCGCAACTCGCCGTTGCGGTTGAGAAGGAACGTGCAGCCACGGAAGAATTGATCTCCTTTAAGTGCCAGTTGGCTTCGCTTGAGTCCCAGAATTGCCTTCTTCGCCAGGAGAAGGCCCGATTCCTGGCACTTGTGGAGACTGAGAAGGGAAGAAGAGAGAAATTGGAAGATGAAAGCAGCAG GGAGCGTATTGAGTTGGAAAATCTGCGAGGAGAACACAGTCGCATGCtcgaagaaacaaaaaaagaaaag CTGCTGCTCACTAATCAACTCGAGATGGAGAAAATGAAGGTGGAACAAGAGAAGAAAAAGTACTACTTGGCACAAGAGGCACTCAAGGAAAAG AAGAGCGTAACTCATGACCCACCAGCTTCTTCCACGCCCACACTTTCCCGCTCGAGCTCC GATGATTCGTTAGACCAGACAATGGGGAACGGGAGCATGTCTGTGTCGATGAGCGGAACCAACTTGTATGAAGCGGCCCGGCTGTCCGGTGGCTCCAGCGTCATTGAAAATATGCAGTCTCAACTCAAACTAAGGGAAGGAGAGATAGCACAGTTGCAG CTTGAGATTTCTAGTCTGGAGAGGAGTCGTGCTGCAATGGCAGAAGAGCTGGTACGGCTCACCAATCAAAATGACGAAATGCAGGAGCAGGTTACAGAAATCCCCAAGTTAAAAATTCAGCTCAAG GAACTGGAGCAGAGGCACAACACCATTTTACAGATGTATGGAGAAAAAGCTGAAGAAGCTGAAGAGCTGAAGCTGgaccttgaagatgtcaagAGCATGTTCAAAACGCAAATTGACGAACTGCTGAAGAACAAGAAATAA